In the genome of uncultured Bacteroides sp., the window ATAACGGGAAGAAGCATTGGCTCCGTTCAGTTGGCGAAGAGCAATGTGCGAAAGGGTTTCGGTCATGCCGTAAGTAGAATAGGCCGTGTTGGGCAATTGTTTGATTTCGGTTTCCAGAGCTGCATCAATGGCTCCGCCGCCGATGAGAAGTATCTTTATCCGACCGAGGCGTTCTTTCTCTTCGGGCACCCTCAGTGAGTTGTATACTTGTAACGGAACCATGGCGGCAAAATGAACGGGAGTGTCTACCTCTGCCATGGGGTGGCCCGAAGGAGTTCGCAAAATAAGATTCAGTCCGGCAACCAAGGCACGTACCACCATCATTTTGCCGGCAATGTATTGCAGTGGCATGCAAAGCAACGCACTGTCTCCGGCTTGCAGATTCAGGTACTCGCAGGTGAGGCGGGCACTTTGCATCATTTGTTCTTTAAGTACGGTTAATTGCTTTGGTGTTCCCGTAGAACCGGAAGTATGCACGGTGATGGTAGGAGACGGGCTGAACCAATCTTTCAGAAACAGATAAAGTTCCTCAAGAAAAGGGGAGGAGCCCCGTGGTGTTGTGGCTATTAGTTGGCTTATTGCTTCAACGGAATAGGCTTTGCCTTCAAGGATTAGTTGCTGTTCTTCTCTTTTTAAGTTCATCATTCTTTGAATTTGCAATAAGTACTTTTTAATCTCACACGATGAATAACAAAAAACGTATTTAAATCTCCGGCAGAACCATAGACAATCTTTCCGTATCTGCAGCGGCATATTTGCATTGTCGGTAAACAGTTGTCCCGTACCCAATCCTTGCGGCAGGGGGTTATTGAACGTGGCGCACCATTGTGCTATGGCATTGAGCCCGATGTTCGATTCGAGCGCTGAGGTAATCCACCAATTTATGCCTTGTCTTTCCGCCTCTTCTATCCATTCGTTTCCTCCGCAGATGCCTCCGTGCAAAGACGGTTTTAGTATGATGTATTGGGGGTGGATGGCCGCCAGTAATTCTCGTTTGCCGGCAACGGTATGGCAACCGATCAGTTCTTCATCCAATGCAATGGGCAGAGGAGTTGCCGCGGTTAATCGTGCCATCTCTTCCCACTGTCCGGCACGGATGGGTTGTTCGATGGAATGCAAATCGAGTTCGGCCAATTGGTTCAGCTTTTCGAGGGCATCCGCAGGTGAGAAAGCGCCGTTGGCATCTACACGAAGTTCTATCTCTTTGGCCGAAAAGTGAGCACGGATGTGGCGGATGAGCGTTAATTCTTCTTCAAAGTTGATTGCTCCTATTTTTAATTTGATGCAACGGAAGCCCGATTGCATCTTTTGTTCTATCTGGCTAAGCATCTTCTTATAATCGCCCATCCAGATGAGCCCGTTAATAGGAATACCGGCTTCGGCACGGGAAAAGGGAGTATTCCATAACGCCCAACTGCCTGTTTCATAATGCCGCAAGGCGGTTTCCAGGCCAAACAGAATGGAGGGGTAGTTGCGCAAGGAATCTGTGCAGAACGTACCTTTTTTTTTCTAGCTGACGACAAGCGTCGGCAAGTATTTGTTCGTAATCGGGCACATCGTCGCAACTCAGGTTAGGCAGCGGAGCGCACTCGCCGATGCCTGTTCGTTCGGGATGCTCGGTAGACGAGAGGAGAATGTACCATACTTTACGGGTGGTATAGGTTCCGCGGGAGGTTCCGGCCGGCTGTTTGAAATGCAACAGTCGGGGCGTGATTTCTATTATATACATTGTTTTGTTAAGGTAATTTTTGATACTGCTTGAAGTTGGGCTTGCGCTTCTCGAGAAATGCATTCTTGCCTTCTTGTGCCTCATCGGTCATGTAGTAAAGCATGGTGGCATCTCCGGCCAGCTCTTGTATTCCGGCCTGTCCGTCGAGCTCGGCATTCAGTCCGGCTTTAATCATGCGCAGAGCCAGCGGACTGAGTTGCATCATTTCTTCCGCCCATTGCACATATTC includes:
- a CDS encoding AMP-binding protein: MNLKREEQQLILEGKAYSVEAISQLIATTPRGSSPFLEELYLFLKDWFSPSPTITVHTSGSTGTPKQLTVLKEQMMQSARLTCEYLNLQAGDSALLCMPLQYIAGKMMVVRALVAGLNLILRTPSGHPMAEVDTPVHFAAMVPLQVYNSLRVPEEKERLGRIKILLIGGGAIDAALETEIKQLPNTAYSTYGMTETLSHIALRQLNGANASSRYQPFSSVSLSLSADNTLVINAPLVCNDQLKTNDVARLFDDGTFNILGRKDNIINSGGIKVQTEVIEEILRPEVPVAFAITSVPDRLLGEAIVLLMESTADSTQIKERINILLPKYQQPKHIYVVDSIPLTGSGKIDREKCRLLAGTFRLTSSS